The following proteins are encoded in a genomic region of Hymenobacter siberiensis:
- a CDS encoding glycoside hydrolase family 97 protein has protein sequence MLNYTRRLLALCCLILLWNTALAQTIKSPNGQLALQFALQGDGVPTYHLTYRGRDVIKASKLGLDLKDAPALISGFAVADTKQRTFDESWQPVWGEVKIIRNHYNELAVTLTQAATSRSIRVRFRVFDDGLGFRYEFPRQPKLDYFTIKEERTQFALAGDHKAFWLPGDYDTQEYSTVTSKLSEVRGKMKAAVTGNASQTTFSPTGVQTPLMLKSQDGLYINIHEAALIDYSCMSLELDDKNFVLESHLTPDAVGDKGRIQTPALSPWRTVIVSDKAGDILESKLVLNLNEPTKFKDTSWIKPVKYVGVWWEMITGKSSWSYTNMDNIKLDSIDYNKVKPNGTHGANTAHVKEYIDFAALHGFDAVLVEGWNIGWEDWFGKHKDYVFDFVTPYPDFNVTELQQYAASKHVKMIMHHETSGSVRNYERHLDSAFTFMNKYGYDAVKTGYVGDIVPLGHHHYDQWVINHYNYVLETAAKHHIMVNGHEAVRPTGLARTYPNLIGNEAARGTEYESFGGNNADHTTILPFTRLIGGPMDYTPGIFQTKISVLNPNNKSFVHSTLVRQMALYVTMYSPLQMAADLPENYNKHLDAFQFIKDVAVDWDDTHVLEAEPGDYITIARKAKGKSSWFIGSTCDENGRTSNISLSFLDPGKKYVATIYADAKDAHYETNPQAYTIRKMNVTRKTKLAQYCAPGGGYAISVVEAR, from the coding sequence ATGCTGAATTATACCCGCCGGCTGCTGGCGCTTTGCTGCCTGATTTTGCTTTGGAATACGGCCCTGGCCCAAACCATCAAATCGCCCAACGGGCAGCTGGCGCTGCAATTCGCGTTGCAAGGCGATGGCGTGCCCACGTACCACCTCACCTACAGGGGCCGCGACGTTATCAAGGCCAGCAAGCTGGGGCTGGATTTGAAAGATGCCCCGGCGCTCATCAGCGGCTTTGCCGTGGCCGATACCAAGCAGCGCACCTTTGACGAAAGCTGGCAGCCGGTGTGGGGCGAGGTAAAAATTATTCGCAACCACTACAACGAGCTGGCCGTGACGCTCACGCAGGCCGCCACCAGCCGGAGCATCCGGGTGCGGTTTCGGGTGTTTGATGATGGCCTAGGCTTCCGCTACGAGTTTCCGCGCCAGCCCAAGCTGGATTATTTCACCATTAAGGAGGAGCGCACGCAGTTTGCGCTGGCCGGCGACCACAAGGCTTTCTGGCTGCCCGGCGACTACGACACGCAGGAGTACAGTACCGTGACCTCGAAGCTGTCGGAAGTGCGCGGCAAAATGAAAGCGGCCGTAACGGGCAACGCCTCGCAGACCACCTTCTCCCCCACCGGCGTGCAGACGCCGCTCATGCTCAAGAGCCAGGACGGGCTGTACATCAACATCCACGAGGCGGCGCTGATTGATTATTCCTGCATGAGCCTGGAGCTCGACGACAAGAATTTCGTACTGGAATCGCACCTCACGCCCGACGCGGTGGGCGACAAGGGCCGGATTCAGACGCCAGCGCTTTCGCCCTGGCGCACGGTGATTGTGAGCGACAAGGCGGGTGATATTCTGGAGTCGAAGCTGGTGCTGAACCTGAACGAGCCCACCAAATTCAAGGATACTTCGTGGATAAAGCCAGTGAAGTACGTGGGCGTGTGGTGGGAGATGATTACGGGCAAAAGCTCGTGGTCGTACACTAACATGGATAACATCAAGCTCGATTCCATCGACTATAACAAGGTGAAGCCCAACGGCACGCACGGCGCGAATACGGCTCATGTGAAGGAATACATCGACTTCGCCGCCCTGCACGGCTTCGACGCGGTGCTGGTGGAAGGCTGGAATATTGGCTGGGAAGACTGGTTTGGCAAGCACAAGGACTACGTGTTCGACTTCGTGACCCCCTACCCCGATTTCAACGTGACGGAACTGCAGCAATACGCCGCCAGCAAGCACGTGAAGATGATTATGCACCACGAAACGTCGGGCTCGGTGCGCAACTACGAGCGGCACCTCGACTCGGCCTTCACCTTCATGAACAAGTACGGCTACGACGCCGTGAAAACGGGCTATGTGGGCGACATCGTGCCGCTGGGCCACCACCACTACGACCAGTGGGTGATTAACCACTACAACTACGTGCTGGAAACCGCCGCCAAGCACCACATCATGGTGAACGGCCACGAGGCCGTGCGCCCCACCGGCCTGGCCCGCACCTACCCCAACCTCATCGGCAACGAGGCGGCGCGGGGCACGGAGTACGAATCCTTCGGCGGCAACAACGCCGACCACACCACCATCCTGCCCTTCACCCGCCTCATCGGCGGGCCGATGGACTACACACCGGGCATTTTCCAGACGAAAATCAGCGTCCTCAATCCCAACAACAAGTCCTTCGTGCACAGCACGCTGGTGCGGCAAATGGCCCTGTACGTGACCATGTACTCGCCCCTGCAAATGGCCGCCGACCTGCCCGAAAACTACAATAAGCACCTCGACGCCTTCCAGTTCATCAAGGACGTAGCCGTGGACTGGGACGACACCCACGTGCTCGAAGCCGAGCCCGGCGACTACATCACCATCGCCCGCAAGGCTAAGGGCAAAAGCAGCTGGTTTATCGGCAGCACCTGCGATGAAAACGGCCGCACCTCCAACATCAGCCTGAGCTTCCTCGACCCCGGCAAAAAGTACGTGGCCACCATCTACGCCGACGCCAAGGACGCGCACTACGAAACCAACCCGCAGGCCTACACCATCCGCAAAATGAACGTAACGCGCAAGACCAAGCTGGCGCAGTATTGCGCGCCGGGCGGCGGCTACGCCATCAGCGTGGTGGAGGCGCGGTAG
- a CDS encoding DUF5916 domain-containing protein: protein MRQRKRDNAVYFWNEVKPQVDSFVNQWGELTGVQGVKPPLRLSLTPYVSGYVNHNPLSADGTKRLTTRFNGGADVKWGINESFTLDATLVPDFGQVQSDNQVLNLSPFEVQFNVDWSLRQNQIDYVNGGLDKAEPLDQPFAGQILLGRRNVATVANVATVAYTFTNRMSFTLRLRHYTSNVRYLDFTTLGKNAEEQSAAYQLNRDNTYNAFNVDAVYSWWFAPGSQISVVWKNAGSTYLQANEATPQFFDNFNNTINTPHNNSLSVKVLYYLDYLALRKGR from the coding sequence ATGCGGCAGCGCAAGCGCGACAACGCGGTGTATTTCTGGAACGAGGTGAAGCCGCAGGTCGACAGCTTCGTGAACCAGTGGGGCGAACTCACGGGCGTGCAGGGCGTGAAACCGCCGTTGCGTCTCTCGCTCACGCCCTACGTGTCGGGCTACGTGAACCACAACCCGCTGAGCGCCGACGGCACCAAGCGCCTGACCACGCGCTTCAACGGCGGGGCCGACGTGAAGTGGGGCATCAACGAAAGCTTCACCCTGGATGCCACGCTGGTGCCCGATTTCGGGCAGGTGCAGAGCGACAACCAGGTGCTCAACCTCTCGCCGTTTGAGGTGCAGTTCAACGTGGACTGGAGCCTGCGCCAGAACCAAATCGACTACGTAAACGGCGGCCTCGACAAGGCCGAACCCCTCGACCAGCCCTTCGCCGGCCAGATTCTGCTGGGCCGCCGCAACGTGGCCACGGTGGCTAACGTGGCCACAGTAGCCTACACGTTCACCAACCGCATGTCGTTCACGCTGCGCCTGCGCCACTACACCAGCAACGTGCGCTACCTCGATTTTACCACCCTCGGCAAGAACGCGGAGGAGCAATCCGCCGCCTACCAACTCAACCGCGACAACACCTACAACGCCTTCAACGTGGACGCGGTGTACTCGTGGTGGTTTGCGCCCGGCTCGCAAATCAGCGTGGTCTGGAAAAACGCCGGCTCCACCTATTTGCAGGCCAATGAGGCCACGCCGCAGTTCTTCGATAATTTCAACAACACCATCAACACGCCGCACAATAACTCGCTGTCGGTGAAGGTGCTGTATTATTTGGATTATCTGGCGTTGCGGAAGGGTCGGTAG
- a CDS encoding DNA polymerase III subunit gamma/tau, which yields MDNFVVSARKYRPSTFRSVVGQQHVTTTLQNAIQSQHLAQAFLFCGPRGVGKTTCARILAKTINCTNLSPETEACGQCASCVAFQENASFNVHELDAASNNSVEDIRSLVEQVRYAPQAGKYKIYIIDEVHMLSNAAFNAFLKTLEEPPSYAIFILATTERHKIIPTILSRCQIFDFSRIKVEDMRQHLRYVATQEGITAEDDALHLLAQKADGGLRDALSMFDQMVTFGGNNLTYKEVVQNLHILDYDYYFRLIDSLLTENLSAALLLLDEVMQNGFDLHNFVVGTAEHLRGLLVCKDAVTVQLLEVSDGIKQQYVQQAQAAPLAFLLSALNLISQCDREFKQAKNQRLHVELALMKLAYLNGAVQFVRELSPANGEAKKKTSSLNGEGEAAAVASAPGSNGHAQAAPIASPTAITPATSPTPVSVVSYAAPAAYATESPAAPYVAAPRSAAAPVPLPMPAGAPVATGPAPADGPEPLPVENGVEEMHDTPSIEADPDAAITERHQMRDTLPHVEIGVPSFEGIEPAPRPSPAAAFAKIPSLASKIPSLKDLSSRSAAAASKSAQDAAALVEPQSTGGPLAPVDPALLQRVWKEIAEERRAQDRMSEFWVLNRPVTANAEHSIELAVDNPIQIDQFNDMRVEFLADLRRRTGHPRLNVQPVLTEAAPTAKRLYTTSDKFEYLAERFPALREAKQRLGLEADY from the coding sequence ATGGATAATTTCGTCGTTTCGGCCCGCAAGTACCGTCCTTCCACGTTTCGCAGCGTGGTGGGGCAGCAGCACGTCACCACCACGCTGCAGAACGCCATTCAGAGCCAGCACCTGGCCCAGGCCTTCCTGTTTTGCGGCCCACGCGGGGTGGGCAAAACCACCTGCGCCCGCATCCTGGCCAAAACCATCAACTGCACCAACCTCAGCCCCGAAACCGAGGCCTGCGGGCAGTGCGCCTCTTGCGTGGCCTTCCAGGAAAACGCCTCTTTCAATGTGCACGAGCTGGATGCGGCCTCCAATAACTCCGTCGAGGATATCCGCTCGCTGGTGGAGCAGGTGCGCTATGCTCCGCAGGCCGGCAAGTACAAAATCTACATCATCGACGAGGTGCATATGCTCTCGAACGCGGCCTTCAACGCCTTCCTGAAGACGCTTGAGGAGCCGCCGAGCTACGCCATCTTCATCCTCGCTACCACCGAGCGCCACAAGATTATCCCCACCATCCTGTCGCGCTGTCAGATTTTCGATTTCAGCCGCATCAAGGTGGAGGACATGCGCCAGCACCTGCGTTACGTGGCCACCCAGGAAGGCATCACGGCCGAAGACGATGCCCTGCACCTGCTGGCCCAGAAAGCCGACGGCGGCCTGCGCGATGCCCTGTCGATGTTCGACCAGATGGTGACCTTCGGTGGCAACAACCTTACCTACAAGGAGGTGGTGCAAAATCTACACATCCTCGACTATGACTACTACTTCCGCCTCATCGATAGCCTGCTGACCGAAAACCTCTCGGCTGCCCTGCTGCTGCTCGATGAAGTGATGCAGAACGGCTTCGACCTGCACAACTTCGTGGTGGGCACCGCCGAGCACCTGCGCGGCCTACTGGTTTGCAAAGATGCCGTAACGGTGCAGCTGCTCGAAGTGTCCGATGGCATCAAGCAGCAGTACGTACAGCAGGCCCAGGCCGCGCCGCTGGCCTTCCTGCTCTCCGCGCTCAACCTCATCAGCCAGTGCGACCGCGAGTTCAAGCAGGCTAAAAACCAGCGCCTCCACGTCGAGCTGGCCCTGATGAAGCTGGCTTACCTGAACGGGGCCGTGCAGTTCGTCCGCGAGCTAAGCCCCGCCAACGGCGAGGCTAAAAAAAAAACTAGCAGCCTAAACGGTGAAGGCGAAGCCGCAGCCGTTGCCTCGGCTCCCGGCAGCAACGGCCATGCCCAAGCCGCCCCAATAGCCTCGCCAACGGCCATAACCCCAGCTACTTCCCCTACTCCGGTTTCGGTGGTTTCCTACGCTGCCCCAGCGGCTTATGCTACTGAATCGCCGGCCGCGCCTTACGTAGCTGCGCCGCGCTCGGCGGCCGCACCCGTGCCGCTGCCCATGCCAGCCGGCGCGCCCGTGGCCACCGGCCCCGCGCCCGCCGATGGCCCCGAGCCGCTGCCCGTCGAAAACGGGGTGGAGGAAATGCACGACACGCCCAGTATTGAGGCCGACCCGGACGCCGCCATCACCGAGCGCCACCAGATGCGCGACACGCTGCCGCATGTCGAAATCGGTGTGCCCAGCTTTGAGGGAATTGAGCCCGCGCCGCGCCCCTCACCGGCCGCTGCCTTCGCCAAAATCCCCAGCCTAGCCAGTAAAATCCCGAGCCTGAAAGACCTGAGCAGCCGCTCAGCTGCTGCCGCCAGTAAGTCGGCCCAGGACGCAGCAGCTTTGGTCGAGCCGCAGTCCACCGGCGGCCCGCTGGCTCCCGTCGACCCCGCGCTGCTACAGCGCGTGTGGAAGGAAATTGCCGAGGAGCGCCGCGCCCAGGACCGCATGAGCGAGTTTTGGGTGCTGAACCGCCCGGTAACGGCCAATGCCGAGCACAGCATCGAGCTGGCCGTCGACAATCCCATCCAGATTGACCAGTTCAATGACATGCGGGTGGAGTTCCTGGCTGACCTGCGCCGCCGCACCGGCCATCCGCGCCTCAACGTGCAGCCCGTGCTCACGGAGGCCGCCCCCACGGCCAAACGGCTCTACACCACCTCGGATAAGTTCGAATACCTGGCCGAGCGTTTCCCCGCCCTGCGCGAGGCCAAGCAACGCCTGGGCCTGGAAGCCGACTATTAG
- a CDS encoding M16 family metallopeptidase encodes MKNNFLLLFPALAVLGLTTQCQSSKPAVAASAAASAAPAAAPLAAKEYRYESVPGDPLGVRIYKLDNGLTVYLSDYKDAPRIQTYLAVRAGSKNDPATATGLAHYLEHMVFKGTSKLGTQDWAKEKIELDKIEALYEVYRGQRNDAAARKRTYHQIDSISGVAATYAVPNEYDKVMGAIGAKGSNAHTSNEETVYQEDIPSNQLEKWAAIQAERMREMVPRLFHTELEAVYEEKNRGLDSDFNKEFEALNASLYPTHPYGTQTTIGTIEHLQNPSITEIKKYFGEYYVPNNVALCLSGDLDYDQTIRLIDKYFGAIPSKPVPVFNAPVEQPITAPITKEILGPQSENVMIGYRLPGKASKDAVRLRMLDKVLTNGQAGLIDLDLNQQQQVLEASSFTDMNDDYSTHVIYGTPREGQKLEDVKRLLLGELAKVKAGNFPDWLIPAIINNEKLTRTKSYESNEARASAMYEAFIERIDWKDYLKQQDDFGTITKAEIVKFANDNYGQNFVTVFKRTGTDPNKVKVVKPAITPVPANRDVASAYYKQLTAMPSTDLQPVFVDYKKDIQETEIKPGLPLYYTHNTENGLFNLYYVFDLGNNQDPRWGLAADYLQYLGAGQYSAAQLQQEFYKLGCSFSVSSGPDRTFVTLNGLDANLEPALKLFEQLLHAPKPDAAALKNMVAGILKQRQDAKLEKRVILNAAMVSYVKYGPKNPFTNILSEKELKALKPAQLTALIQKLPTYQHRVLYYGPRPGKGDTMTIGDVLKAEHKTPAKLTPAPAAKDFAEQPLKDKKVYWVDYNMVQAEILFLTKGDLYSKELAPTLALYNEYFGGGMGSIVFQDLRESKALAYSAYSGYNSADKLGRSNYNLSYIGTQSDKLPEAMAGMEALLTDMPVAEANLEIAKNAIRNSISTERITKGNILMSYERAKRLGLDYDLRRDVYASTQKMTFDELKKFQLAKISGQNQVILVIGSKDRLNFKELAKYGQVQQLTLKEIFGY; translated from the coding sequence GTGAAAAACAACTTTTTGCTGCTATTTCCTGCCCTGGCGGTACTGGGCCTCACCACGCAATGCCAATCGAGCAAGCCGGCTGTTGCTGCTTCCGCCGCCGCCAGCGCTGCGCCGGCGGCCGCGCCCCTGGCCGCCAAAGAATACCGCTACGAATCGGTGCCCGGCGACCCGCTGGGCGTGCGAATTTACAAGCTGGATAATGGCCTGACGGTCTATCTATCAGACTACAAGGATGCGCCGCGTATTCAGACCTACCTGGCCGTGCGGGCGGGTTCTAAGAATGACCCCGCTACTGCCACCGGCCTCGCGCACTACCTGGAGCACATGGTGTTCAAGGGTACTTCGAAGCTGGGCACGCAGGATTGGGCCAAAGAAAAAATAGAGCTTGATAAGATTGAGGCGCTCTATGAAGTATACCGTGGGCAACGCAACGATGCCGCCGCCCGCAAGCGCACCTACCACCAGATTGACTCGATTTCGGGCGTGGCCGCTACTTATGCCGTACCGAATGAGTACGATAAAGTAATGGGTGCCATCGGTGCGAAAGGTTCCAACGCCCACACCTCGAACGAGGAAACGGTGTATCAGGAAGATATTCCCAGCAACCAGCTGGAGAAGTGGGCCGCCATCCAGGCCGAGCGGATGCGCGAGATGGTGCCGCGCCTGTTCCACACCGAGCTGGAGGCCGTGTACGAGGAGAAAAACCGGGGTTTGGATTCCGATTTCAATAAGGAGTTTGAGGCGCTGAATGCCTCGCTCTACCCCACGCACCCCTACGGCACCCAAACGACCATCGGTACGATTGAGCACCTGCAAAACCCGTCGATTACGGAAATTAAGAAGTATTTCGGTGAGTACTATGTGCCGAATAACGTGGCGCTATGCTTGAGCGGGGATTTAGATTACGACCAGACTATTCGCCTGATTGATAAGTATTTCGGCGCGATTCCGAGCAAGCCGGTGCCGGTTTTCAACGCGCCGGTAGAGCAGCCGATTACGGCCCCGATTACCAAGGAAATTCTCGGGCCGCAGTCGGAAAACGTGATGATTGGTTACCGCCTGCCGGGCAAAGCGTCGAAAGATGCAGTGCGCCTGCGCATGCTGGATAAAGTTCTGACCAACGGCCAGGCCGGCCTCATCGACCTCGACCTGAACCAGCAGCAGCAGGTACTGGAAGCGTCGTCGTTTACGGACATGAACGACGACTATTCTACGCACGTCATCTACGGCACGCCGCGCGAGGGGCAGAAGCTGGAGGACGTGAAACGTCTGCTGCTGGGCGAACTGGCCAAGGTGAAAGCTGGCAACTTCCCCGATTGGCTGATTCCGGCCATCATCAACAACGAGAAGCTGACGCGCACCAAGAGCTACGAAAGCAACGAGGCCCGCGCCAGCGCCATGTACGAGGCCTTCATTGAGCGCATCGACTGGAAAGACTACCTCAAACAGCAGGACGATTTCGGCACCATTACCAAGGCCGAAATCGTGAAATTCGCCAACGATAATTACGGCCAGAACTTCGTGACGGTGTTCAAGCGCACTGGCACCGACCCCAACAAGGTGAAGGTGGTGAAGCCCGCCATCACGCCTGTGCCGGCCAACCGCGACGTGGCCTCGGCCTACTACAAGCAGCTCACCGCGATGCCGAGCACGGACCTGCAGCCTGTGTTTGTCGATTACAAAAAGGACATTCAGGAGACGGAAATCAAGCCCGGCCTGCCGCTGTACTACACGCACAACACCGAAAACGGCCTGTTCAACCTGTACTACGTCTTCGATCTGGGCAACAACCAGGACCCGCGCTGGGGCCTGGCCGCCGACTACCTGCAATACCTCGGCGCGGGCCAGTACAGTGCCGCGCAGCTGCAGCAGGAGTTCTACAAGCTGGGCTGCTCGTTCAGCGTGAGCAGCGGGCCGGACCGCACCTTCGTCACCCTCAACGGCCTCGACGCCAATCTGGAACCCGCGCTGAAACTGTTTGAGCAGCTGCTGCACGCGCCCAAGCCCGATGCCGCCGCCCTGAAAAACATGGTGGCCGGCATCCTCAAGCAGCGCCAGGATGCCAAGCTCGAAAAGCGCGTGATTCTGAATGCGGCGATGGTGAGCTACGTGAAATACGGCCCCAAAAACCCCTTCACGAACATCCTCAGCGAGAAAGAGCTGAAGGCGCTGAAGCCGGCGCAGCTCACGGCGCTGATTCAAAAGCTGCCGACGTATCAGCATCGGGTGCTGTACTATGGGCCGCGTCCGGGCAAGGGTGATACCATGACGATTGGAGATGTGCTCAAAGCAGAGCATAAAACGCCCGCCAAGCTCACGCCCGCCCCGGCGGCTAAGGACTTCGCCGAGCAGCCCCTGAAAGACAAAAAGGTCTATTGGGTCGACTATAACATGGTGCAGGCCGAAATCCTGTTTCTGACCAAGGGCGACCTGTATAGCAAGGAGCTGGCCCCCACGCTGGCGCTCTACAACGAGTATTTCGGCGGTGGCATGGGCAGCATCGTGTTTCAGGATTTGCGCGAGAGCAAGGCGCTGGCTTACTCCGCGTATTCCGGCTACAACAGCGCCGACAAGCTGGGGCGTTCTAACTACAACCTGAGCTACATCGGCACCCAGAGCGACAAGCTGCCCGAGGCCATGGCCGGCATGGAAGCGTTGCTAACCGACATGCCCGTGGCCGAAGCCAACCTGGAAATCGCCAAAAATGCTATCCGTAACAGCATCAGCACCGAGCGCATCACCAAGGGCAACATCCTGATGAGCTACGAGCGCGCCAAGCGCCTCGGCCTCGACTACGACCTGCGCCGCGATGTGTACGCGAGCACCCAGAAAATGACGTTTGATGAATTGAAGAAGTTTCAGCTGGCCAAGATTAGCGGACAAAACCAGGTTATTCTGGTTATTGGTTCGAAAGACCGGCTCAACTTCAAGGAGCTGGCCAAGTACGGCCAGGTGCAGCAGCTCACGCTGAAAGAAATTTTCGGGTACTAG
- a CDS encoding DUF3037 domain-containing protein — MHVFEYAVLRVVPRVEREEFLNVGVVLYCRGLGFLQVRWLLPEARLHAFAPALDQAEVAARLRAFEQICQGRAAGGVIGQLPVAERFRWLTATRSTVVQCSPLHPGRTADAAATLARLFEELVS, encoded by the coding sequence ATGCACGTATTTGAGTACGCCGTGCTGCGGGTGGTGCCCCGCGTGGAGCGCGAAGAATTCCTGAACGTGGGCGTGGTGCTCTACTGCCGCGGCCTGGGCTTCTTGCAGGTACGTTGGCTGCTGCCCGAAGCCCGGCTCCACGCCTTCGCCCCGGCCCTCGACCAGGCCGAAGTAGCCGCCCGCCTGCGGGCCTTCGAGCAGATTTGCCAGGGCCGGGCCGCCGGGGGCGTTATCGGGCAGCTGCCGGTGGCCGAACGGTTCCGCTGGCTCACGGCCACGCGCAGCACGGTGGTGCAGTGCTCGCCGCTGCACCCCGGCCGCACCGCCGATGCGGCCGCCACGCTGGCGCGGCTGTTTGAGGAATTGGTGAGCTAG
- a CDS encoding HipA family kinase, with amino-acid sequence MPANPALEVRTVVLTRYVTPLREGGSLPALMEADDNFLYVVKFRGAGQGVKALIAELIVGEIARVLGLRMPELVFCELDESFGRTEPDEEIQDLLQASTGQNLALHYLSGAITYDALVTTVEPDLASLIVWLDMLTLNVDRTARNTNMLMWHKELWLIDHGAALYVHHAGPEWAAPRPRPFPQIKTHVLLPQATELAAADALGHARLTPEVIRAIVALVPDAWLTHAAGTPAEERAAYVGFLENRLAQSAAFIQEINDAHDARI; translated from the coding sequence ATGCCGGCAAACCCTGCCCTCGAAGTCCGCACCGTCGTGCTCACGCGCTACGTGACGCCCCTGCGCGAGGGCGGCTCGCTGCCGGCCCTGATGGAGGCCGACGACAACTTCCTCTACGTGGTGAAATTCCGGGGCGCGGGCCAGGGCGTAAAGGCCCTGATTGCCGAGCTCATTGTGGGCGAAATAGCCCGCGTGCTGGGTCTGCGCATGCCCGAGCTGGTGTTCTGCGAGTTGGATGAGAGCTTCGGCCGCACCGAGCCCGACGAGGAAATCCAGGACCTGCTGCAAGCCAGCACCGGCCAGAACCTGGCCCTGCACTACCTCTCCGGCGCCATCACCTACGACGCGCTGGTGACCACCGTGGAACCCGACCTGGCCTCGCTCATCGTGTGGCTCGATATGCTCACGTTGAACGTGGACCGCACCGCCCGCAACACCAACATGCTGATGTGGCACAAGGAATTGTGGCTGATTGACCACGGCGCGGCCCTGTATGTGCACCACGCCGGCCCCGAGTGGGCCGCGCCGCGCCCCCGCCCGTTTCCGCAGATAAAAACCCACGTCCTGCTGCCCCAGGCCACCGAATTGGCCGCCGCCGATGCCCTCGGTCACGCCCGCCTCACGCCCGAAGTCATTCGGGCCATTGTGGCGCTGGTGCCCGATGCGTGGCTAACCCACGCCGCCGGCACGCCCGCCGAAGAGCGGGCCGCCTACGTCGGCTTTCTCGAAAACCGTCTGGCACAGTCGGCCGCTTTCATTCAGGAAATTAACGACGCCCACGATGCACGTATTTGA
- a CDS encoding carbohydrate binding family 9 domain-containing protein gives MLSLAFVPALAQTPAATAAAAAATAAPKRQLAALRIAQPIKLDGVLDEAAWREALPATDFIQNRPKPGPHEKHPTEVRMLYDDAAIYVGAVMHDVAADSIPRELTARDNTGNSDFIGIFLDTYHDQLNGYAFIVTSSGV, from the coding sequence ATGCTGAGCCTGGCTTTTGTGCCGGCCCTGGCCCAAACCCCGGCGGCTACTGCGGCGGCGGCGGCCGCTACGGCCGCGCCCAAGCGCCAGCTGGCGGCCTTGCGCATCGCCCAGCCCATCAAGCTCGATGGCGTGTTGGACGAGGCCGCGTGGCGCGAGGCCCTGCCGGCCACCGATTTTATCCAGAACCGCCCCAAGCCTGGCCCCCACGAAAAACACCCCACCGAAGTGCGCATGCTGTATGATGACGCCGCGATTTACGTGGGCGCGGTAATGCACGATGTGGCCGCCGACTCCATCCCCCGCGAGCTGACGGCGCGCGACAACACCGGTAATTCCGACTTCATCGGCATCTTCCTCGATACCTACCACGACCAGCTCAACGGTTACGCATTCATCGTGACCAGCAGCGGCGTGTAG